The following DNA comes from Odocoileus virginianus isolate 20LAN1187 ecotype Illinois chromosome 34, Ovbor_1.2, whole genome shotgun sequence.
actagctttgttcaaaacaatgcttcctaaggcccacttgacttcagactccagtaTGTCTGCCTGTATGCAAGTGATTACACCACCATGATTATcccagtcattaagacctttttgtacagttcttctgtgtattcttgccacctcatcttaatatctcctgcttctgttagatccataccacttctgttcttcattgtgcccatctatgcatgaaatgtttccttggtatctctaattttcctgaagagatctctagtctttcatggagctaacattccaggttcctaggtaatattgggaaaggagtatgtcaaggctgtatattgtcaccctaagAACTACAGAGCTTCTTGGTgagactgaaagaggagagtgaaaaaattggttaaaactcaacattcagaaaactaaggtcatggcattcagtcccatcacttcatgacaaatagatggggaaacagtgaaaacagtgacagacttcatttgggggggggggggggcaggggactctaaaatcactgcagatggtgactgcagccatgaaattaaaagacttgtgccttggaagaaaagttacgaccaacctagacagcatattaaaaagcagacacattactttgccaagaaaggtctgtctagtcaaagctatggttttccagtaatcatgtatggatgtgagagtggactataaagaaacctgggcgccaaagaattgatgctttggaactgtagtattggagaagacttttgagagtcccttggacaacaaggatatcaaaccagtcaatccgaaaggaaatcagtcctgaatattcattggaagaactgatgctgaagctgaagctccaatactctggtcacctgatgcgaagaactgactcattggaaaagaccctaaggctgggaaagattgaaggcaggaggagaaggggacgacagaggatgagatgattggatggcatcacgaactcgatagacatgagtttgagcaatctccaggagttggtgatggacaggcaatcctgacgtgctgcagtccatggggtcgcaaggagtcggaccgactgagccactgaactaaaCTTAACAAGACACCTGACATTTACAGTTTAGCCCCAGGCAAGGACCGGAAACCGGGAATAAGTGAGCCGGCCCAATCCGGTCCCCCCGTGGCCCCGCCCGCTCTGCGCTGTCATCCAATCACGTCTGGCCCGCCGTCCGCATTTCCGGCGCCGACTTCCGGCGGCGGCGGTGGTTCTGCGGTATGACTAGCCTGCACCCCACCCCATGGCGTCTCCAAGCGCTGGGCCGGCGGAGCTGGGCTTCGTGGAGGCGGCGCCATCGTGGCGGCTGCGCAGCGAGCAGTTCCCCAGCAAGGTGGGCGGCCGGCCGGCGTGGCTGAGTGCGGCTGGGCTGCCCGGGCCTCCGGAGCTGGCCTGCCCGCTGTGTGGCCGCCCGATGGCCTTCCTGCTGCAGGTGTACGCGCCGCTGCCAGGCCGCGCCGACGCCTTCCACcgctgtctcttcctcttctgctgCCGGACGCCACCGTGCTGCTGCGGCCTGCGCGGTGAGTGGCGCGGCCTCTGCTCGGGGTCGGACCCCAGAAGCCACCCGGCCTCTCCCGTACCCCACCGGCCTCTCCCACCCGGAACCCCGCCGGCTTCTCCCCCACGGAAACCGCCCGGTCTCCCCCGTACCCCGCCGGCCTCTCCCCCCTGGAACCCCGCGAACActtgcgggggtgggggcgtcCCGCGTGTTCGCTCACTCCTAGCCGCCAGCCTTCTGGTTAATTAGTAGGTAATAGGTGTGGTAGGTTACTTTCAGGTAATAGAAATCGTCACTTTTCGGAAAGGTGGATCTCAACAGGTTTTTCATGTTTCTGTAGTCTGACTTTACCTATTATTCTTGTTAATTTGAATAAACTGTGAGAGCGTACTTAGTTGTGTGAACTGTAGAAGTTTCTCATTCTTTTCTCCGTTTCCAAAAAATAAGCTCTTTGCAAGGGAAAActgtcttcagtttttctttttaaaaaatgaatgtcttTTTCAGTCTAGTGTGAAGGCTCCAAATACTTGAATTGctgtattgttttatttaaatcattCATTAACAGTTCTCCTTCTGTCCCCTTAGTTTTCAGAAATCAGCTGCCCAGAAGAAATGACTTCTACTCCTATGAGCCACCTTCTGAGGATCCTCCGTCAGAGACAGGAGAGTCTGTGTATCTCCAGCTCAAGTCTGGTGCACATCTCTGCAGAGTTTGTGGCTGTTCAGGCCCCAAAAGATGCTCCAGATGTCACAAGGCACATTACTGCAGTAAGGAGCATCAGAGTCTGGATTGGCGATTAGGACATAAGCAGGCTTGTGCGCAGACAGGTCagtcaattctttttttattttgaaatatcagcTCAGTTTCCTTGTGTCTATAGGCCAGATCTTTCGTTTTGAGGATAAAGGTTAACATTAGAAAAGGTGTAATAATTTTCAGAATTTTGGTTAACTAGTGCCATAAACACCTTTATGAAGAAGGAGCTGTGAGTTCTCACCCACTCACATCCCAACCATGCTTTAATATAGTCATTTAATGTATGAATCATAATCTAAAATGCCAGAGCTACATATGTTAGTTTCTAAGGAAAACTGTTATAACACGGAATAcatttcagaaaaaggaaattatttgattttcaaaactaAATGATCACTAATGATGCTAGTTACCTTTTTTGTTTCAGATAATTTGGACAATACAGTTCCAGATCACAACTTCCTTTTTCCAGAATTTGAAATtgtaatagaaacagaagatgagattatGCCTGAAGTTGTGGAACGAGATAATGAATCAGAAATTATAGGAGGCATGGGTAAGGAATCTGTTTCAAAACTCATTCAAGTGAGTGAATATAATACTTGAAAGAAAAGGCTCGATATGCCAAGAAGAGACGCACTGAACAACTCACTTGGGAGGCTTCAACCTGTACTTTTCAAATACTGCCTCATTTGAAGATAGCCTTTCTGTACTTCCCTCCTTGGTATATATAACTTATATTTTGATTGCTATGAAGTGTCGCAGGGTGTATTCCAGTTGGTCAGTTGGGTGGGACTGCACAAGATGCTGGAAACTTGGAAAGTTTATCTGGTTCCAAGATTTGTTTCTCCAAACTGAGATGGTGTACATGAGAGTCCCTTGCAGTGTTTGGTGGGTGGCAGGCGCCCTCTTACCTGGCAAGTTTCAGATCCATGATTCTGTCAGTTACTTCACGATGGTCACGTGCTAGAGCAGTGCCTGTGCTGAGACTCCGTAGGAGCCAGCATTTCTCCAGCACATTCTCTGTTGTACAGCTCATACCATGGGCCTTCTGTGCATGATCTCACTGAGATTTTCCCACCAGAACAATACATTGAAAGCAGTACCTCATTTTGCAGTAAGGAATTTGAGGTTCTGGGTATAACTTGTTTGGGCATATAACTGACGACAGTTAAGTTTTAGAACTGGAGTTTGAGCTCACATCTTGCTGAATTTAGAACTTGATCTCTTCACCACAGAATGTAGATTTTTAGAatctaaattaaattttacattagaaTGTCAGCTTACTGGCTTATAGTTCACATGCAGGATATCAGAAATACCCTCTGAGTTACAACGAGTCTTGCCTGTTCAGGACAGGGTGATTCAGGTAGCTGGGATTCCAGAGGTGAGAGTGAAAGTGTGAGCTGACAGGTCCAGTGAGCCTGTGATGACAGAATGAGTGTACCAGCTGGGAAAGGAGAAAtggggcaggaaaaaaaaatgtaaataagagtTCAGACAAGTGAAGGACAGTAGGAATTAGAAGGACTCGTGATTTGGGAATATCCTTTTCAGTGCTGAGTACAGCAGTCCTGAACCTGGGACTTGGAGTCTATTCTTAATTTGAAGGTTCAAGGAAAAGCTCTTTAAAAGAACCAGCAGAATAATAATGCTTCATGGAGTACCTGGAAAGTCAGGTAGTTTTAAAGCACAGATGTTAATAAACCAAAACAGGAAAACCCTGCAAAAACATCAGGCCTTCAGTGTCTGATTTAACACTAAGTTGGTTGCTTAAAAACTGGCTTTCCTTGGCATGTGTTTA
Coding sequences within:
- the PDCD2 gene encoding programmed cell death protein 2 isoform X2, which produces MASPSAGPAELGFVEAAPSWRLRSEQFPSKVGGRPAWLSAAGLPGPPELACPLCGRPMAFLLQVYAPLPGRADAFHRCLFLFCCRTPPCCCGLRVFRNQLPRRNDFYSYEPPSEDPPSETGESVYLQLKSGAHLCRVCGCSGPKRCSRCHKAHYCSKEHQSLDWRLGHKQACAQTDNLDNTVPDHNFLFPEFEIVIETEDEIMPEVVERDNESEIIGGMGEAHEEDLESMAKHESKEDKIFQKFKTKISLEPEQVMPQLLNYLKADRLGRSVDWGVLAVFTCAESCELGTGYAEEFVWKQDITDAA
- the PDCD2 gene encoding programmed cell death protein 2 isoform X1, which gives rise to MASPSAGPAELGFVEAAPSWRLRSEQFPSKVGGRPAWLSAAGLPGPPELACPLCGRPMAFLLQVYAPLPGRADAFHRCLFLFCCRTPPCCCGLRVFRNQLPRRNDFYSYEPPSEDPPSETGESVYLQLKSGAHLCRVCGCSGPKRCSRCHKAHYCSKEHQSLDWRLGHKQACAQTDNLDNTVPDHNFLFPEFEIVIETEDEIMPEVVERDNESEIIGGMGEAHEEDLESMAKHESKEDKIFQKFKTKISLEPEQILRYGRGIAPLWISGKNIPQEKDIPDCPCGAKRLFEFQVMPQLLNYLKADRLGRSVDWGVLAVFTCAESCELGTGYAEEFVWKQDITDAA